A window of the Mus musculus strain C57BL/6J chromosome 18, GRCm38.p6 C57BL/6J genome harbors these coding sequences:
- the Mbd1 gene encoding methyl-CpG-binding domain protein 1 isoform 3 (isoform 3 is encoded by transcript variant 3), which yields MFKRVGCGDCAACLVKEDCGVCSTCRLQLPSDVASGLYCKCERRRCLRIMEKSRGCGVCRGCQTQEDCGHCCICLRSPRPGLKRQWRCLQRRCFWGKRDSSKRGSKVASQRHSQAPPLPPHPASQYTEPTELHISDIAPTSPAEFIYYCVDEDEDELQPYTNQRQNRKCGACAACLRRMDCGRCDFCCDKPKFGGGNQKRQKCRWRQCLQFAMKRLLPSAGSGSGEGAGLRPYQTHQTHQKRPASARQLQLSSPLKAPWAVVTAPPGPVRDSRKQQAGRGSVLPQPDTDFVFLQEGTSSAMQMPGTAAACTEVPVQAAQCSAPSWVVALPQVKQETADAPEEWTAVTTFLTSSTLQSGFPSKAADPDLSPVKQEPPGPEEDGEEKKDDVSETTPAEEIGGVGTPVITEIFSLGGTRLRDAEAWLPRSKDLKNPEAKMQ from the exons ATGTTTAAG CGAGTCGGCTGTGGGGACTGTGCAGCTTGCCTGGTGAAAGAGGACTGTGGGGTGTGCTCCACCTGTCGCCTGCAACTGCCCAGTGATGTGGCCTCAGGGCTTTACTGCAAGTGTGAGCGGAGACGATGCCTGCGGATTATGGAGAAG AGCCGAGGGTGTGGCGTGTGTCGGGGTTGTCAGACCCAAGAGGACTGTGGCCATTGCTGCATCTGTCTTCGCTCTCCCCGCCCTGGTCTCAAGCGCCAGTGGAGGTGTTTGCAACGGCGCTGTTTTTGG GGTAAACGTGATTCTAGTAAGAGAGGCTCGAAGGTAGCGTCTCAGCGTCACTCCCAAGCCCCGCCACTTCCTCCACATCCTGCATCACAGTACACAGAGCCCACAGAGCTG CACATCAGCGACATAGCACCCACATCACCTGCTGAGTTCATCTATTACTGTGtagacgaggacgaggacgagctA CAGCCCTACACGAACCAGCGGCAGAACCGCAAGTGTGGGGCCTGTGCAGCCTGCCTACGGCGGATGGACTGTGGCCGCTGCGACTTCTGCTGCGACAAGCCCAAATTCGGGGGTGGCAACCAGAAGCGCCAGAAGTGTCGTTGGCGCCAGTGCCTGCAGTTTGCCATG AAGCGGCTGCTGCCCAGTGCTGGGTCAGGGTCTGGGGAGGGAGCAGGATTGCGTCCATATCAGACCCATCAGACCCATCAAAAGAGGCCTGCTTCTGCTCGACAACTCCAACTGAGCTCTCCCTTAAAGGCCCCTTGGGCTGTGGTCACAGCACCACCAGGCCCTGTCCGAGATTCAAGAAAGCAGCAAGCAGGTAGAGGCTCTGTACTGCCCCAGCCTGACACAGACTTTGTGTTTTTACAAGAGGGTACCAGCAGTGCCATGCAGATGCCTGGCACTGCTGCAGCTTGCACAGAAGTCCCAGTACAG GCGGCCCAGTGCTCTGCCCCGAGCTGGGTTGTGGCCTTACCCCAGGTGAAGCAAGAGACGGCAGATGCTCCAGAGGAGTGGACAGCAGTCACGACCTTCCTGACTTCCTCCACGCTGCAGTCTGGCTTCCCTAGCAAG GCTGCAGATCCAGACCTTTCACCTGTGAAACAAGAGCCCCCTGGCCCTGAagaggatggagaagagaaaaaagatgatGTCTCTGAAACAACCCCAGCAGAGGAGATAGGAGGGGTTGGCACGCCAGTG ATCACGGAGATTTTCAGCCTGGGTGGAACCCGCCTCCGAGATGCAGAAGCCTGGTTGCCAAG GTCCAAGGACCTTAAAAATCCTGAAGCTAAAATGCAGTAG
- the Mbd1 gene encoding methyl-CpG-binding domain protein 1 isoform X4 yields MAESWQDCPALGPGWKRRESFRKSGASFGRSDIYYQSPTGEKIRSKVELTRYLGPACDLTLFDFRQGTLCHPIPKTHPLAVPSKKKKKPSKPAKTKKQQVGLQRSEVRRETPQGEYKAPTATALASLSVSASASSSASASASSSASASASASSHAPVCCENCGIHFSWDGVKRQRLKTLCKDCRAQRIAFNREQRMFKRVGCGDCAACLVKEDCGVCSTCRLQLPSDVASGLYCKCERRRCLRIMEKGKRDSSKRGSKVASQRHSQAPPLPPHPASQYTEPTELHISDIAPTSPAEFIYYCVDEDEDELKRLLPSAGSGSGEGAGLRPYQTHQTHQKRPASARQLQLSSPLKAPWAVVTAPPGPVRDSRKQQAGRGSVLPQPDTDFVFLQEGTSSAMQMPGTAAACTEVPVQAAQCSAPSWVVALPQVKQETADAPEEWTAVTTFLTSSTLQSGFPSKAADPDLSPVKQEPPGPEEDGEEKKDDVSETTPAEEIGGVGTPVITEIFSLGGTRLRDAEAWLPRLHKLLAVNEKEYFTELQLKEEVL; encoded by the exons ATGGCTGAGTCCTGGCAGGACTGCCCAGCCCTGGGCCCTGGCTGGAAACGCCGAGAGTCCTTTCGAAAGTCAGGGGCCTCGTTTGGACGCTCAGACATCTATTACCAGAG CCCCACAGGAGAAAAGATCCGAAGCAAAGTTGAGCTGACTCGGTACTTGGGCCCTGCATGTGATCTTACCCTGTTTGACTTCAGACAAGGCACCTTATGCCATCCCATTCCCAAG ACTCATCCCTTGGCTGTCCccagcaagaagaaaaagaagccttCTAAACCAGCCAAGACTAAGAAACAGCAGGTTGGGCTGCAGCGAAGTGAGGTCAGGAGAGAGACTCCACAGGGGGAATATAAGGCCCCTACTGCCACAGCTCTAGCTTCACTATCTGTGTCTGCATCTGCGTCTTcgtctgcatctgcatctgcgtCTTcgtctgcatctgcatctgcatctgcgtCTTCACATGCACCTGT GTGCTGTGAGAATTGTGGAATCCACTTTTCATGGGATGGTGTCAAAAGGCAGAGACTTAAGACGTTGTGCAAAGATTGTCGAG CACAGAGAATCGCCTTCAACCGCGAACAGAGAATGTTTAAG CGAGTCGGCTGTGGGGACTGTGCAGCTTGCCTGGTGAAAGAGGACTGTGGGGTGTGCTCCACCTGTCGCCTGCAACTGCCCAGTGATGTGGCCTCAGGGCTTTACTGCAAGTGTGAGCGGAGACGATGCCTGCGGATTATGGAGAAG GGTAAACGTGATTCTAGTAAGAGAGGCTCGAAGGTAGCGTCTCAGCGTCACTCCCAAGCCCCGCCACTTCCTCCACATCCTGCATCACAGTACACAGAGCCCACAGAGCTG CACATCAGCGACATAGCACCCACATCACCTGCTGAGTTCATCTATTACTGTGtagacgaggacgaggacgagctA AAGCGGCTGCTGCCCAGTGCTGGGTCAGGGTCTGGGGAGGGAGCAGGATTGCGTCCATATCAGACCCATCAGACCCATCAAAAGAGGCCTGCTTCTGCTCGACAACTCCAACTGAGCTCTCCCTTAAAGGCCCCTTGGGCTGTGGTCACAGCACCACCAGGCCCTGTCCGAGATTCAAGAAAGCAGCAAGCAGGTAGAGGCTCTGTACTGCCCCAGCCTGACACAGACTTTGTGTTTTTACAAGAGGGTACCAGCAGTGCCATGCAGATGCCTGGCACTGCTGCAGCTTGCACAGAAGTCCCAGTACAG GCGGCCCAGTGCTCTGCCCCGAGCTGGGTTGTGGCCTTACCCCAGGTGAAGCAAGAGACGGCAGATGCTCCAGAGGAGTGGACAGCAGTCACGACCTTCCTGACTTCCTCCACGCTGCAGTCTGGCTTCCCTAGCAAG GCTGCAGATCCAGACCTTTCACCTGTGAAACAAGAGCCCCCTGGCCCTGAagaggatggagaagagaaaaaagatgatGTCTCTGAAACAACCCCAGCAGAGGAGATAGGAGGGGTTGGCACGCCAGTG ATCACGGAGATTTTCAGCCTGGGTGGAACCCGCCTCCGAGATGCAGAAGCCTGGTTGCCAAG gCTACATAAACTGTTAGCAGTAAATGAAAAAGAGTATTTTACTGAGCTGCAGTTGAAAGAAGAAGTTTTGTAG
- the Mbd1 gene encoding methyl-CpG-binding domain protein 1 isoform X9, with amino-acid sequence MAESWQDCPALGPGWKRRESFRKSGASFGRSDIYYQSPTGEKIRSKVELTRYLGPACDLTLFDFRQGTLCHPIPKTHPLAVPSKKKKKPSKPAKTKKQQVGLQRSEVRRETPQGEYKAPTATALASLSVSASASSSASASASSSASASASASSHAPVCCENCGIHFSWDGVKRQRLKTLCKDCRAQRIAFNREQRMFKRVGCGDCAACLVKEDCGVCSTCRLQLPSDVASGLYCKCERRRCLRIMEKSRGCGVCRGCQTQEDCGHCCICLRSPRPGLKRQWRCLQRRCFWGKRDSSKRGSKVASQRHSQAPPLPPHPASQYTEPTELHISDIAPTSPAEFIYYCVDEDEDELPYTNQRQNRKCGACAACLRRMDCGRCDFCCDKPKFGGGNQKRQKCRWRQCLQFAMKRLLPSAGSGSGEGAGLRPYQTHQTHQKRPASARQLQLSSPLKAPWAVVTAPPGPVRDSRKQQAGRGSVLPQPDTDFVFLQEGTSSAMQMPGTAAACTEVPVQAAQCSAPSWVVALPQVKQETADAPEEWTAVTTFLTSSTLQSGFPSKAADPDLSPVKQEPPGPEEDGEEKKDDVSETTPAEEIGGVGTPVITEIFSLGGTRLRDAEAWLPRSKDLKNPEAKMQ; translated from the exons ATGGCTGAGTCCTGGCAGGACTGCCCAGCCCTGGGCCCTGGCTGGAAACGCCGAGAGTCCTTTCGAAAGTCAGGGGCCTCGTTTGGACGCTCAGACATCTATTACCAGAG CCCCACAGGAGAAAAGATCCGAAGCAAAGTTGAGCTGACTCGGTACTTGGGCCCTGCATGTGATCTTACCCTGTTTGACTTCAGACAAGGCACCTTATGCCATCCCATTCCCAAG ACTCATCCCTTGGCTGTCCccagcaagaagaaaaagaagccttCTAAACCAGCCAAGACTAAGAAACAGCAGGTTGGGCTGCAGCGAAGTGAGGTCAGGAGAGAGACTCCACAGGGGGAATATAAGGCCCCTACTGCCACAGCTCTAGCTTCACTATCTGTGTCTGCATCTGCGTCTTcgtctgcatctgcatctgcgtCTTcgtctgcatctgcatctgcatctgcgtCTTCACATGCACCTGT GTGCTGTGAGAATTGTGGAATCCACTTTTCATGGGATGGTGTCAAAAGGCAGAGACTTAAGACGTTGTGCAAAGATTGTCGAG CACAGAGAATCGCCTTCAACCGCGAACAGAGAATGTTTAAG CGAGTCGGCTGTGGGGACTGTGCAGCTTGCCTGGTGAAAGAGGACTGTGGGGTGTGCTCCACCTGTCGCCTGCAACTGCCCAGTGATGTGGCCTCAGGGCTTTACTGCAAGTGTGAGCGGAGACGATGCCTGCGGATTATGGAGAAG AGCCGAGGGTGTGGCGTGTGTCGGGGTTGTCAGACCCAAGAGGACTGTGGCCATTGCTGCATCTGTCTTCGCTCTCCCCGCCCTGGTCTCAAGCGCCAGTGGAGGTGTTTGCAACGGCGCTGTTTTTGG GGTAAACGTGATTCTAGTAAGAGAGGCTCGAAGGTAGCGTCTCAGCGTCACTCCCAAGCCCCGCCACTTCCTCCACATCCTGCATCACAGTACACAGAGCCCACAGAGCTG CACATCAGCGACATAGCACCCACATCACCTGCTGAGTTCATCTATTACTGTGtagacgaggacgaggacgagctA CCCTACACGAACCAGCGGCAGAACCGCAAGTGTGGGGCCTGTGCAGCCTGCCTACGGCGGATGGACTGTGGCCGCTGCGACTTCTGCTGCGACAAGCCCAAATTCGGGGGTGGCAACCAGAAGCGCCAGAAGTGTCGTTGGCGCCAGTGCCTGCAGTTTGCCATG AAGCGGCTGCTGCCCAGTGCTGGGTCAGGGTCTGGGGAGGGAGCAGGATTGCGTCCATATCAGACCCATCAGACCCATCAAAAGAGGCCTGCTTCTGCTCGACAACTCCAACTGAGCTCTCCCTTAAAGGCCCCTTGGGCTGTGGTCACAGCACCACCAGGCCCTGTCCGAGATTCAAGAAAGCAGCAAGCAGGTAGAGGCTCTGTACTGCCCCAGCCTGACACAGACTTTGTGTTTTTACAAGAGGGTACCAGCAGTGCCATGCAGATGCCTGGCACTGCTGCAGCTTGCACAGAAGTCCCAGTACAG GCGGCCCAGTGCTCTGCCCCGAGCTGGGTTGTGGCCTTACCCCAGGTGAAGCAAGAGACGGCAGATGCTCCAGAGGAGTGGACAGCAGTCACGACCTTCCTGACTTCCTCCACGCTGCAGTCTGGCTTCCCTAGCAAG GCTGCAGATCCAGACCTTTCACCTGTGAAACAAGAGCCCCCTGGCCCTGAagaggatggagaagagaaaaaagatgatGTCTCTGAAACAACCCCAGCAGAGGAGATAGGAGGGGTTGGCACGCCAGTG ATCACGGAGATTTTCAGCCTGGGTGGAACCCGCCTCCGAGATGCAGAAGCCTGGTTGCCAAG GTCCAAGGACCTTAAAAATCCTGAAGCTAAAATGCAGTAG
- the Mbd1 gene encoding methyl-CpG-binding domain protein 1 isoform X8: MFKRVGCGDCAACLVKEDCGVCSTCRLQLPSDVASGLYCKCERRRCLRIMEKSRGCGVCRGCQTQEDCGHCCICLRSPRPGLKRQWRCLQRRCFWGKRDSSKRGSKVASQRHSQAPPLPPHPASQYTEPTELHISDIAPTSPAEFIYYCVDEDEDELKRLLPSAGSGSGEGAGLRPYQTHQTHQKRPASARQLQLSSPLKAPWAVVTAPPGPVRDSRKQQAGRGSVLPQPDTDFVFLQEGTSSAMQMPGTAAACTEVPVQAAQCSAPSWVVALPQVKQETADAPEEWTAVTTFLTSSTLQSGFPSKAADPDLSPVKQEPPGPEEDGEEKKDDVSETTPAEEIGGVGTPVITEIFSLGGTRLRDAEAWLPRLHKLLAVNEKEYFTELQLKEEVL, from the exons ATGTTTAAG CGAGTCGGCTGTGGGGACTGTGCAGCTTGCCTGGTGAAAGAGGACTGTGGGGTGTGCTCCACCTGTCGCCTGCAACTGCCCAGTGATGTGGCCTCAGGGCTTTACTGCAAGTGTGAGCGGAGACGATGCCTGCGGATTATGGAGAAG AGCCGAGGGTGTGGCGTGTGTCGGGGTTGTCAGACCCAAGAGGACTGTGGCCATTGCTGCATCTGTCTTCGCTCTCCCCGCCCTGGTCTCAAGCGCCAGTGGAGGTGTTTGCAACGGCGCTGTTTTTGG GGTAAACGTGATTCTAGTAAGAGAGGCTCGAAGGTAGCGTCTCAGCGTCACTCCCAAGCCCCGCCACTTCCTCCACATCCTGCATCACAGTACACAGAGCCCACAGAGCTG CACATCAGCGACATAGCACCCACATCACCTGCTGAGTTCATCTATTACTGTGtagacgaggacgaggacgagctA AAGCGGCTGCTGCCCAGTGCTGGGTCAGGGTCTGGGGAGGGAGCAGGATTGCGTCCATATCAGACCCATCAGACCCATCAAAAGAGGCCTGCTTCTGCTCGACAACTCCAACTGAGCTCTCCCTTAAAGGCCCCTTGGGCTGTGGTCACAGCACCACCAGGCCCTGTCCGAGATTCAAGAAAGCAGCAAGCAGGTAGAGGCTCTGTACTGCCCCAGCCTGACACAGACTTTGTGTTTTTACAAGAGGGTACCAGCAGTGCCATGCAGATGCCTGGCACTGCTGCAGCTTGCACAGAAGTCCCAGTACAG GCGGCCCAGTGCTCTGCCCCGAGCTGGGTTGTGGCCTTACCCCAGGTGAAGCAAGAGACGGCAGATGCTCCAGAGGAGTGGACAGCAGTCACGACCTTCCTGACTTCCTCCACGCTGCAGTCTGGCTTCCCTAGCAAG GCTGCAGATCCAGACCTTTCACCTGTGAAACAAGAGCCCCCTGGCCCTGAagaggatggagaagagaaaaaagatgatGTCTCTGAAACAACCCCAGCAGAGGAGATAGGAGGGGTTGGCACGCCAGTG ATCACGGAGATTTTCAGCCTGGGTGGAACCCGCCTCCGAGATGCAGAAGCCTGGTTGCCAAG gCTACATAAACTGTTAGCAGTAAATGAAAAAGAGTATTTTACTGAGCTGCAGTTGAAAGAAGAAGTTTTGTAG
- the Mbd1 gene encoding methyl-CpG-binding domain protein 1 isoform X7, translated as MFKRVGCGDCAACLVKEDCGVCSTCRLQLPSDVASGLYCKCERRRCLRIMEKGKRDSSKRGSKVASQRHSQAPPLPPHPASQYTEPTELHISDIAPTSPAEFIYYCVDEDEDELQPYTNQRQNRKCGACAACLRRMDCGRCDFCCDKPKFGGGNQKRQKCRWRQCLQFAMKRLLPSAGSGSGEGAGLRPYQTHQTHQKRPASARQLQLSSPLKAPWAVVTAPPGPVRDSRKQQAGRGSVLPQPDTDFVFLQEGTSSAMQMPGTAAACTEVPVQAAQCSAPSWVVALPQVKQETADAPEEWTAVTTFLTSSTLQSGFPSKAADPDLSPVKQEPPGPEEDGEEKKDDVSETTPAEEIGGVGTPVITEIFSLGGTRLRDAEAWLPRSKDLKNPEAKMQ; from the exons ATGTTTAAG CGAGTCGGCTGTGGGGACTGTGCAGCTTGCCTGGTGAAAGAGGACTGTGGGGTGTGCTCCACCTGTCGCCTGCAACTGCCCAGTGATGTGGCCTCAGGGCTTTACTGCAAGTGTGAGCGGAGACGATGCCTGCGGATTATGGAGAAG GGTAAACGTGATTCTAGTAAGAGAGGCTCGAAGGTAGCGTCTCAGCGTCACTCCCAAGCCCCGCCACTTCCTCCACATCCTGCATCACAGTACACAGAGCCCACAGAGCTG CACATCAGCGACATAGCACCCACATCACCTGCTGAGTTCATCTATTACTGTGtagacgaggacgaggacgagctA CAGCCCTACACGAACCAGCGGCAGAACCGCAAGTGTGGGGCCTGTGCAGCCTGCCTACGGCGGATGGACTGTGGCCGCTGCGACTTCTGCTGCGACAAGCCCAAATTCGGGGGTGGCAACCAGAAGCGCCAGAAGTGTCGTTGGCGCCAGTGCCTGCAGTTTGCCATG AAGCGGCTGCTGCCCAGTGCTGGGTCAGGGTCTGGGGAGGGAGCAGGATTGCGTCCATATCAGACCCATCAGACCCATCAAAAGAGGCCTGCTTCTGCTCGACAACTCCAACTGAGCTCTCCCTTAAAGGCCCCTTGGGCTGTGGTCACAGCACCACCAGGCCCTGTCCGAGATTCAAGAAAGCAGCAAGCAGGTAGAGGCTCTGTACTGCCCCAGCCTGACACAGACTTTGTGTTTTTACAAGAGGGTACCAGCAGTGCCATGCAGATGCCTGGCACTGCTGCAGCTTGCACAGAAGTCCCAGTACAG GCGGCCCAGTGCTCTGCCCCGAGCTGGGTTGTGGCCTTACCCCAGGTGAAGCAAGAGACGGCAGATGCTCCAGAGGAGTGGACAGCAGTCACGACCTTCCTGACTTCCTCCACGCTGCAGTCTGGCTTCCCTAGCAAG GCTGCAGATCCAGACCTTTCACCTGTGAAACAAGAGCCCCCTGGCCCTGAagaggatggagaagagaaaaaagatgatGTCTCTGAAACAACCCCAGCAGAGGAGATAGGAGGGGTTGGCACGCCAGTG ATCACGGAGATTTTCAGCCTGGGTGGAACCCGCCTCCGAGATGCAGAAGCCTGGTTGCCAAG GTCCAAGGACCTTAAAAATCCTGAAGCTAAAATGCAGTAG
- the Mbd1 gene encoding methyl-CpG-binding domain protein 1 isoform X3: MAESWQDCPALGPGWKRRESFRKSGASFGRSDIYYQSPTGEKIRSKVELTRYLGPACDLTLFDFRQGTLCHPIPKTHPLAVPSKKKKKPSKPAKTKKQQVGLQRSEVRRETPQGEYKAPTATALASLSVSASASSSASASASSSASASASASSHAPVCCENCGIHFSWDGVKRQRLKTLCKDCRAQRIAFNREQRMFKRVGCGDCAACLVKEDCGVCSTCRLQLPSDVASGLYCKCERRRCLRIMEKSRGCGVCRGCQTQEDCGHCCICLRSPRPGLKRQWRCLQRRCFWGKRDSSKRGSKVASQRHSQAPPLPPHPASQYTEPTELHISDIAPTSPAEFIYYCVDEDEDELKRLLPSAGSGSGEGAGLRPYQTHQTHQKRPASARQLQLSSPLKAPWAVVTAPPGPVRDSRKQQAGRGSVLPQPDTDFVFLQEGTSSAMQMPGTAAACTEVPVQAAQCSAPSWVVALPQVKQETADAPEEWTAVTTFLTSSTLQSGFPSKAADPDLSPVKQEPPGPEEDGEEKKDDVSETTPAEEIGGVGTPVITEIFSLGGTRLRDAEAWLPRSKDLKNPEAKMQ, translated from the exons ATGGCTGAGTCCTGGCAGGACTGCCCAGCCCTGGGCCCTGGCTGGAAACGCCGAGAGTCCTTTCGAAAGTCAGGGGCCTCGTTTGGACGCTCAGACATCTATTACCAGAG CCCCACAGGAGAAAAGATCCGAAGCAAAGTTGAGCTGACTCGGTACTTGGGCCCTGCATGTGATCTTACCCTGTTTGACTTCAGACAAGGCACCTTATGCCATCCCATTCCCAAG ACTCATCCCTTGGCTGTCCccagcaagaagaaaaagaagccttCTAAACCAGCCAAGACTAAGAAACAGCAGGTTGGGCTGCAGCGAAGTGAGGTCAGGAGAGAGACTCCACAGGGGGAATATAAGGCCCCTACTGCCACAGCTCTAGCTTCACTATCTGTGTCTGCATCTGCGTCTTcgtctgcatctgcatctgcgtCTTcgtctgcatctgcatctgcatctgcgtCTTCACATGCACCTGT GTGCTGTGAGAATTGTGGAATCCACTTTTCATGGGATGGTGTCAAAAGGCAGAGACTTAAGACGTTGTGCAAAGATTGTCGAG CACAGAGAATCGCCTTCAACCGCGAACAGAGAATGTTTAAG CGAGTCGGCTGTGGGGACTGTGCAGCTTGCCTGGTGAAAGAGGACTGTGGGGTGTGCTCCACCTGTCGCCTGCAACTGCCCAGTGATGTGGCCTCAGGGCTTTACTGCAAGTGTGAGCGGAGACGATGCCTGCGGATTATGGAGAAG AGCCGAGGGTGTGGCGTGTGTCGGGGTTGTCAGACCCAAGAGGACTGTGGCCATTGCTGCATCTGTCTTCGCTCTCCCCGCCCTGGTCTCAAGCGCCAGTGGAGGTGTTTGCAACGGCGCTGTTTTTGG GGTAAACGTGATTCTAGTAAGAGAGGCTCGAAGGTAGCGTCTCAGCGTCACTCCCAAGCCCCGCCACTTCCTCCACATCCTGCATCACAGTACACAGAGCCCACAGAGCTG CACATCAGCGACATAGCACCCACATCACCTGCTGAGTTCATCTATTACTGTGtagacgaggacgaggacgagctA AAGCGGCTGCTGCCCAGTGCTGGGTCAGGGTCTGGGGAGGGAGCAGGATTGCGTCCATATCAGACCCATCAGACCCATCAAAAGAGGCCTGCTTCTGCTCGACAACTCCAACTGAGCTCTCCCTTAAAGGCCCCTTGGGCTGTGGTCACAGCACCACCAGGCCCTGTCCGAGATTCAAGAAAGCAGCAAGCAGGTAGAGGCTCTGTACTGCCCCAGCCTGACACAGACTTTGTGTTTTTACAAGAGGGTACCAGCAGTGCCATGCAGATGCCTGGCACTGCTGCAGCTTGCACAGAAGTCCCAGTACAG GCGGCCCAGTGCTCTGCCCCGAGCTGGGTTGTGGCCTTACCCCAGGTGAAGCAAGAGACGGCAGATGCTCCAGAGGAGTGGACAGCAGTCACGACCTTCCTGACTTCCTCCACGCTGCAGTCTGGCTTCCCTAGCAAG GCTGCAGATCCAGACCTTTCACCTGTGAAACAAGAGCCCCCTGGCCCTGAagaggatggagaagagaaaaaagatgatGTCTCTGAAACAACCCCAGCAGAGGAGATAGGAGGGGTTGGCACGCCAGTG ATCACGGAGATTTTCAGCCTGGGTGGAACCCGCCTCCGAGATGCAGAAGCCTGGTTGCCAAG GTCCAAGGACCTTAAAAATCCTGAAGCTAAAATGCAGTAG
- the Mbd1 gene encoding methyl-CpG-binding domain protein 1 isoform X6, translated as MFKRVGCGDCAACLVKEDCGVCSTCRLQLPSDVASGLYCKCERRRCLRIMEKSRGCGVCRGCQTQEDCGHCCICLRSPRPGLKRQWRCLQRRCFWGKRDSSKRGSKVASQRHSQAPPLPPHPASQYTEPTELHISDIAPTSPAEFIYYCVDEDEDELQPYTNQRQNRKCGACAACLRRMDCGRCDFCCDKPKFGGGNQKRQKCRWRQCLQFAMKRLLPSAGSGSGEGAGLRPYQTHQTHQKRPASARQLQLSSPLKAPWAVVTAPPGPVRDSRKQQAGRGSVLPQPDTDFVFLQEGTSSAMQMPGTAAACTEVPVQAAQCSAPSWVVALPQVKQETADAPEEWTAVTTFLTSSTLQSGFPSKAADPDLSPVKQEPPGPEEDGEEKKDDVSETTPAEEIGGVGTPVITEIFSLGGTRLRDAEAWLPRLHKLLAVNEKEYFTELQLKEEVL; from the exons ATGTTTAAG CGAGTCGGCTGTGGGGACTGTGCAGCTTGCCTGGTGAAAGAGGACTGTGGGGTGTGCTCCACCTGTCGCCTGCAACTGCCCAGTGATGTGGCCTCAGGGCTTTACTGCAAGTGTGAGCGGAGACGATGCCTGCGGATTATGGAGAAG AGCCGAGGGTGTGGCGTGTGTCGGGGTTGTCAGACCCAAGAGGACTGTGGCCATTGCTGCATCTGTCTTCGCTCTCCCCGCCCTGGTCTCAAGCGCCAGTGGAGGTGTTTGCAACGGCGCTGTTTTTGG GGTAAACGTGATTCTAGTAAGAGAGGCTCGAAGGTAGCGTCTCAGCGTCACTCCCAAGCCCCGCCACTTCCTCCACATCCTGCATCACAGTACACAGAGCCCACAGAGCTG CACATCAGCGACATAGCACCCACATCACCTGCTGAGTTCATCTATTACTGTGtagacgaggacgaggacgagctA CAGCCCTACACGAACCAGCGGCAGAACCGCAAGTGTGGGGCCTGTGCAGCCTGCCTACGGCGGATGGACTGTGGCCGCTGCGACTTCTGCTGCGACAAGCCCAAATTCGGGGGTGGCAACCAGAAGCGCCAGAAGTGTCGTTGGCGCCAGTGCCTGCAGTTTGCCATG AAGCGGCTGCTGCCCAGTGCTGGGTCAGGGTCTGGGGAGGGAGCAGGATTGCGTCCATATCAGACCCATCAGACCCATCAAAAGAGGCCTGCTTCTGCTCGACAACTCCAACTGAGCTCTCCCTTAAAGGCCCCTTGGGCTGTGGTCACAGCACCACCAGGCCCTGTCCGAGATTCAAGAAAGCAGCAAGCAGGTAGAGGCTCTGTACTGCCCCAGCCTGACACAGACTTTGTGTTTTTACAAGAGGGTACCAGCAGTGCCATGCAGATGCCTGGCACTGCTGCAGCTTGCACAGAAGTCCCAGTACAG GCGGCCCAGTGCTCTGCCCCGAGCTGGGTTGTGGCCTTACCCCAGGTGAAGCAAGAGACGGCAGATGCTCCAGAGGAGTGGACAGCAGTCACGACCTTCCTGACTTCCTCCACGCTGCAGTCTGGCTTCCCTAGCAAG GCTGCAGATCCAGACCTTTCACCTGTGAAACAAGAGCCCCCTGGCCCTGAagaggatggagaagagaaaaaagatgatGTCTCTGAAACAACCCCAGCAGAGGAGATAGGAGGGGTTGGCACGCCAGTG ATCACGGAGATTTTCAGCCTGGGTGGAACCCGCCTCCGAGATGCAGAAGCCTGGTTGCCAAG gCTACATAAACTGTTAGCAGTAAATGAAAAAGAGTATTTTACTGAGCTGCAGTTGAAAGAAGAAGTTTTGTAG